Proteins from one Juglans microcarpa x Juglans regia isolate MS1-56 chromosome 1S, Jm3101_v1.0, whole genome shotgun sequence genomic window:
- the LOC121246997 gene encoding transketolase, chloroplastic, which produces MASTSSLTLPQALLARAISHHHASNPSSSDRVVSLPIHAIPTFSGLKSSHSKSSTGVHHRRRRVSDSSLQVRASVAQTPTVDKTTDISLVEKSVNTIRFLAIDAVEKANSGHPGLPMGCAPMGHILYDEVMRYNPKNPYWFNRDRFVLSAGHGCMLQYALLHLAGYDSVKEEDLKSFRQWGSRTPGHPENFETPGCEVTTGPLGQGIANAVGLALAEKHLAARFNKPDNEIVDHYTYVILGDGCQMEGISNEACSLAGHWGLGKLIAFYDDNHISIDGDTEIAFTESVDKRFEGLGWHIIWVKNGNTGYDDIRAAIEEAKTVKDKPTLIKVTTTIGYGSPNKANSYSVHGSALGAKEVDATRKNLGWPYEPFHVPEEVKKHWSRHVPDGAALESQWNAKFAEYEKKYKEEAAELKSIIYGELPAGWDKALPTYTPDSPADATRNLSQQCLNALAKVLPGLLGGSADLASSNMTLLKMFGDFQKNTPEERNVRFGVREHGMGAICNGIALHSPGLIPYCATFFVFTDYMRAAIRISALCEARVIYVMTHDSIGLGEDGPTHQPIEHLASFRAMPNILMLRPADGNETAGAYKVAVLNKKRPSILALSRQKLPQLPGTSVEGVEKGGYTISDNSSGNKPDVILIGTGSELEIAAKAAEELRKEGKAVRVVSLVSWELFDEQSDAYKESVLPAAVSARVSIEAGSTFGWEKIIGSKGKAIGIDRFGASAPAGRIYKEFGLTAEAVIAAAKELS; this is translated from the exons ATGGCTTCCACTTCATCACTGACCCTGCCTCAGGCACTCCTAGCCCGAGCCATTTCCCACCACCATGCCTCCAATCCATCCTCATCTGATCGCGTGGTCTCTCTCCCCATTCACGCTATCCCTACTTTCTCCGGCCTCAAATCCTCACACTCAAAGTCATCGACCGGAGTCCACCACCGCCGACGACGAGTCTCCGACTCTAGCCTCCAGGTACGAGCCTCCGTCGCCCAGACCCCCACTGTCGACAAGACCACCGATATCTCTTTGGTGGAGAAGTCTGTCAACACGATCCGGTTCCTGGCCATCGATGCTGTTGAGAAGGCAAACTCGGGTCACCCGGGTCTTCCCATGGGCTGCGCCCCGATGGGCCATATCTTGTATGACGAAGTCATGAGATACAACCCCAAGAACCCCTATTGGTTCAACCGTGACCGCTTCGTTCTCTCAGCCGGCCACGGCTGCATGCTCCAGTACGCTCTGCTTCACCTCGCTGGCTACGATAGTGTCAAG GAAGAAGACCTGAAGAGTTTCCGTCAATGGGGAAGCAGAACCCCTGGACACCCCGAGAACTTTGAGACACCTGGTTGTGAAGTCACAACTG GTCCTCTTGGGCAGGGAATTGCCAATGCTGTCGGTTTGGCTCTTGCTGAGAAGCACTTGGCTGCTCGTTTCAACAAGCCTGACAATGAGATCGTTGACCATTACAC ATACGTTATTCTGGGAGATGGTTGCCAAATGGAGGGGATTTCAAATGAAGCTTGTTCCCTAGCAGGGCACTGGGGACTTGGGAAGTTGATTGCTTTCTACGATGACAACCACATTTCTATTGATGGTGACACAGAAATTGCGTTCACTGAGAGTGTTGACAAACGTTTTGAGGGCCTTGGGTGGCACATTATCTGGGTGAAGAATGGAAACACTGGCTATGATGATATTCGCGCTGCCATTGAGGAAGCAAAGACTGTGAAAGACAAGCCCACTTTAATCAAG GTGACTACAACAATTGGCTATGGGTCTCCAAACAAGGCAAACTCTTACAGTGTACATGGAAGTGCACTAGGTGCCAAGGAAGTGGATGCTACTAGGAAGAACCTTGGATGGCCATATGAACCTTTCCATGTGCCTGAAGAGGTTAAAAA GCATTGGAGTCGCCATGTTCCTGACGGTGCTGCTCTCGAATCTCAATGGAATGCCAAGTTTGCTGAATATGAGAAGAAGTACAAGGAGGAAGCGGCAGAGCTCAAATCTATCATCTATGGTGAACTACCAGCTGGCTGGGACAAAGCACTTCCT ACATATACTCCAGACAGCCCCGCTGATGCCACCAGAAATCTGTCTCAGCAATGTCTTAATGCCCTTGCAAAGGTTCTCCCGGGTCTTCTTGGTGGCAGTGCAGACCTTGCTTCTTCCAACATGACATTGCTGAAGATGTTTGGGGACTTCCAAAAGAATACGCCAGAAGAACGCAATGTTAGGTTTGGTGTTAGAGAGCATGGAATGGGAGCCATTTGCAATGGCATTGCCTTACACAGCCCTGGGCTGATTCCATATTGTGctactttctttgttttcaccGACTACATGAGAGCAGCTATCAGGATTTCTGCATTATGTGAAGCTAGAGTTATCTATGTTATGACTCATGATTCAATTGGACTCGGAGAAGATGGCCCAACCCATCAGCCAATAGAGCACCTAGCAAGTTTCCGGGCAATGCCCAATATTCTGATGCTCCGTCCAGCAGATGGAAATGAGACTGCAGGAGCATACAAGGTTGCAGTCCTTAACAAGAAGAGACCCTCTATTCTTGCTCTCTCTCGGCAAAAGCTTCCCCAACTTCCTGGAACTTCTGTGGAAGGAGTTGAAAAGGGTGGCTATACTATTTCAGACAATTCTTCAGGTAACAAGCCAGATGTTATTTTGATCGGAACTGGTTCTGAACTGGAAATTGCTGCCAAAGCGGCTGAGGAACTGAGAAAGGAAGGGAAGGCTGTTAGAGTTGTTTCCCTCGTTTCTTGGGAGCTCTTTGATGAGCAATCCGATGCCTACAAGGAAAGTGTTTTGCCAGCAGCTGTCTCAGCTAGGGTTAGCATCGAGGCTGGGTCAACATTCGGGTGGGAGAAGATTATTGGAAGCAAAGGTAAGGCAATAGGAATTGACAGGTTTGGGGCCAGTGCCCCGGCAGGGAGAATATACAAAGAGTTTGGTCTTACTGCAGAAGCTGTTATTGCTGCAGCTAAAGAACTTAGCTAG
- the LOC121247666 gene encoding uncharacterized protein LOC121247666, whose protein sequence is MVGQENVKHLEDCSVANALGTWVFSVAGALLAIPVGIKRKSLAPLVFFGTTGTMLDIIMGITACEREHAERQMKLLEDQNSAADASLTETVSES, encoded by the exons ATGGTAGGCCAAGAGAATGTCAAGCATCTTGAAGACTGCTCAGTGGCCAA CGCACTGGGAACATGGGTTTTTTCAGTAGCAGGGGCTTTACTTGCAATTCCAGTGGGTATAAAAAGGAAATCTCTAGCACCCCTTGTGTTCTTTGGCACAACTGGTACCATGCTTGATATCATCATGGGAATTACTGCCTGTGAAAGAGAACATGCAGAACGCCAAATGAAGCTACTAGAAGATCAAAATTCTGCAGCTGATGCTTCTCTTACCGAGACAGTATCTGAGTCTTGA